From Bacillota bacterium, one genomic window encodes:
- a CDS encoding ABC transporter permease yields MAVTNVPAPSLGAPAVARRRAKTSALVRVLQYTGTRIVAIGVAVVIAVYLTILIANMGGYVDQMRIAAIREGVSMFVYQAEQFRNLSGEQKRQLIEEMVQVQIQALKLDQPFFIRSFRYLWNGLTLNLGYAEQLTSDRGSRQVQHILLDRLGPTLLLQASGSLLTFFAALFVGLALSRGYGSLLDRIVVALAPSSAAPAWFYGIFLILIFAAVLGWLPFGGMVKTPPPANKWEYFLSVLEHLILPVSAVFISNIFAATFAQRTFFLIYSSEDYVEMAKAKGLPDRAIERRYILRPTLPPIVTNLALTLITLWTGSVTLETVFNWPGLGQLFWTASRLPDTPVIVANTIIYAYLLAITVLILDIVYAIVDPRVKVGGTEGQGQ; encoded by the coding sequence ATGGCGGTCACCAACGTTCCGGCGCCTAGCCTCGGAGCTCCGGCGGTTGCGCGCAGGCGCGCGAAAACTTCCGCCCTCGTGCGCGTGTTGCAGTACACGGGCACGCGAATCGTGGCGATCGGGGTCGCCGTCGTTATCGCCGTCTACTTGACCATTCTTATCGCGAACATGGGCGGCTACGTGGACCAGATGCGCATCGCCGCGATTCGCGAGGGCGTCAGCATGTTCGTCTACCAGGCCGAGCAGTTCCGCAATCTGAGCGGCGAGCAAAAGCGCCAACTCATCGAGGAAATGGTTCAAGTCCAGATTCAGGCTTTGAAGCTGGATCAGCCGTTTTTTATCCGCAGCTTCCGCTACTTGTGGAACGGCCTGACGCTGAACTTGGGCTATGCGGAGCAGCTGACCAGCGACCGCGGTTCGCGGCAAGTGCAGCATATTTTGTTGGACCGCCTTGGACCCACGTTGCTCTTGCAAGCCTCCGGTTCTTTGCTGACGTTCTTCGCGGCGCTGTTCGTGGGCTTGGCGCTGTCGCGCGGCTACGGAAGCCTGCTTGACCGCATCGTCGTGGCGCTGGCGCCGTCGTCGGCGGCACCCGCATGGTTCTACGGCATTTTTCTCATTCTTATCTTTGCCGCTGTGCTCGGCTGGCTGCCTTTCGGGGGCATGGTCAAGACGCCGCCGCCGGCGAACAAGTGGGAGTACTTCCTGAGCGTGCTTGAACATCTGATCTTGCCCGTCAGCGCGGTGTTCATCAGTAACATTTTTGCCGCGACGTTCGCTCAGCGGACTTTCTTCTTGATCTATTCGAGCGAAGACTACGTGGAGATGGCCAAGGCCAAAGGGTTACCGGATCGGGCCATCGAGCGGCGCTATATCTTGCGGCCGACGCTTCCGCCGATCGTGACCAACCTGGCGCTGACCCTGATCACTCTCTGGACGGGCAGCGTCACGCTGGAGACGGTGTTCAACTGGCCCGGCCTCGGGCAGCTGTTCTGGACCGCGTCGCGGCTGCCGGATACGCCCGTCATCGTGGCCAACACCATCATTTATGCGTATTTGCTGGCCATCACCGTCCTAATTCTTGACATCGTCTACGCCATCGTGGACCCGCGCGTCAAGGTTGGCGGAACGGAGGGTCAGGGTCAATGA
- a CDS encoding TIGR04086 family membrane protein yields the protein MPNPPKRNARPADGGGGASGKPFRATVVLQGVGFALAASLAASLVLGLFIAWTPAWDAPDALLKILNVLAVVGGGVYAGRKARRLGWLHGALAGLVYLLLVTWMVTPHFSWAQLGSAAWLRDALLACGAGALGGILGVAS from the coding sequence ATGCCCAATCCGCCGAAGCGCAACGCCCGGCCCGCCGACGGCGGGGGAGGAGCCTCCGGAAAGCCGTTTCGCGCGACCGTCGTGCTGCAGGGCGTCGGTTTCGCGCTGGCGGCATCGCTGGCCGCCTCGCTCGTCCTCGGCCTGTTCATCGCCTGGACCCCGGCATGGGACGCGCCGGACGCGCTGCTGAAAATCCTGAACGTGCTGGCGGTTGTCGGCGGCGGCGTATACGCGGGCCGCAAGGCCCGCCGCCTGGGGTGGCTGCACGGCGCCCTGGCCGGTCTGGTCTACCTCTTGCTGGTGACCTGGATGGTGACCCCGCACTTCAGCTGGGCGCAGCTGGGCAGCGCCGCCTGGCTGCGCGACGCCTTGCTCGCCTGCGGCGCGGGCGCGCTGGGCGGGATCCTCGGCGTCGCGTCGTAG
- a CDS encoding oligopeptide ABC transporter ATP-binding protein — translation MNNQTTVQVTDKTLPEGTKPEDILLSVEGLYKWFDIRRFGLFPVGQVRAVDGVDFQLARGEAVTVVGESGCGKSTLARTILGLYGPTKGRIVFDGRVIDGKDPEALRWYRRQVGFVQQDPYGALPPFMNVRRILEEPLIINGVKDPKERERRIRKALEDVRLVPVDDYLVKYPHQLSGGQQQRLVIARAIILQPKLIVADEPVSMLDASVRVEIMQLLGSLQKQYNISIIYITHDLSTVRYFSDRIFVMYGAKLIEKARTKDLLADPSHPYARALMNAIPDPDPDNVDRFREVPGGEPPSLMNPPAGCRFHPRCPMAIKGLCEVQEPPHFERGPHHLVACWLYAEGHAERTA, via the coding sequence ATGAACAACCAGACGACGGTGCAAGTGACGGACAAGACCCTTCCCGAAGGCACCAAGCCGGAAGACATCTTGCTGTCGGTCGAGGGGTTGTACAAGTGGTTTGACATCAGGCGGTTCGGCCTCTTCCCCGTGGGCCAGGTGCGGGCGGTGGACGGCGTCGATTTCCAGCTGGCCCGCGGCGAAGCCGTGACGGTGGTCGGCGAAAGCGGCTGCGGGAAGTCGACGCTGGCCCGCACCATTCTGGGATTGTATGGGCCGACCAAGGGGCGGATCGTGTTTGACGGCCGGGTCATCGACGGCAAGGATCCCGAAGCCTTGCGCTGGTACCGGCGACAAGTGGGGTTCGTGCAGCAGGACCCCTACGGCGCCCTGCCGCCCTTTATGAACGTGCGCCGCATCTTGGAAGAGCCGCTCATCATCAACGGGGTCAAAGATCCGAAAGAGCGCGAGCGACGCATCCGGAAGGCGCTGGAAGACGTGCGCCTGGTACCCGTCGATGACTACCTGGTCAAGTATCCGCACCAGCTCAGCGGCGGCCAGCAGCAGCGGCTCGTCATTGCGCGCGCCATAATCCTGCAGCCGAAGCTCATTGTGGCCGACGAGCCGGTTTCGATGCTGGACGCTTCGGTGCGCGTCGAAATCATGCAGCTGCTGGGCAGCCTGCAAAAGCAGTACAATATCAGCATCATCTACATCACGCATGACCTGTCGACGGTGCGGTACTTCTCCGACAGGATCTTCGTCATGTACGGCGCGAAGCTCATCGAAAAGGCCCGCACCAAGGACTTGCTGGCTGACCCCAGCCACCCGTACGCGCGGGCGCTGATGAACGCCATCCCGGATCCCGATCCGGATAACGTAGACCGGTTCCGAGAGGTGCCGGGCGGCGAGCCGCCCAGCTTGATGAATCCTCCCGCGGGCTGCCGTTTTCACCCGCGCTGCCCCATGGCCATAAAAGGACTGTGTGAGGTGCAGGAGCCGCCGCACTTTGAACGAGGGCCGCATCACCTCGTCGCGTGCTGGCTGTACGCGGAGGGCCATGCTGAACGAACCGCGTAA
- a CDS encoding iron-binding protein has protein sequence MAVAEVRITVRDNGPLRVTGPVILEDAEGNVFATAETFSLCRCGQSENKPFCDGTHRKVNFQSAPRAR, from the coding sequence ATGGCCGTGGCTGAAGTGCGGATTACGGTGCGCGACAACGGGCCCCTGCGCGTCACGGGCCCGGTAATCTTGGAGGACGCGGAAGGCAACGTCTTCGCAACGGCAGAAACGTTCTCCCTTTGCCGTTGCGGCCAGTCGGAAAACAAGCCTTTCTGCGACGGCACGCACCGCAAAGTCAATTTCCAGAGTGCGCCGCGGGCCCGTTAA
- a CDS encoding ABC transporter permease, with protein MSRFAATIKQLSQYPSAVLGMFFILMLVGLAIYAMATMPLSQAIDLWRGTGDTWQYTPRNAAPAWLNLFPGINKPVTMDFDTRKLPESRTVEEVAPGMWEVRVSFPFDFTYDDFPTEVNVFTTVSNTTARPFLSMKWITPDGREIPLVDANLRSSESFRLDQDSRLTRRLGGQPARIGLFADPNSDKLVPLKGRYELVAEAVLFDADAELDVRLVVYGQLHGLAGTDHRRRDLTIALLWGTPIALAMGLMGAIGATVTTMAIAAIGTWFGGWVDNLIQRITEINMMLPAFPLLIMVGTLVDRSLLLLTAIWVALGIFSGSIKSYRAMFLQVKESPYIEAAKAYGASNMRIILQYMMPRILPVLVPTFVNLVPAFVFFEATISVLGLGDPLLPTWGKVLSEAEAQGALHNGYYYWVLAPSLLLVFAGMGFALLGFALDRVFNPRLRSL; from the coding sequence ATGAGCCGCTTCGCGGCGACGATAAAACAGTTGAGCCAGTATCCTTCGGCTGTGCTGGGGATGTTCTTCATTCTCATGCTTGTCGGCCTGGCGATTTACGCCATGGCCACGATGCCCTTGAGCCAGGCCATCGACCTGTGGCGCGGGACCGGCGACACGTGGCAGTATACGCCGCGCAATGCAGCCCCGGCGTGGCTGAATCTCTTCCCCGGCATCAACAAGCCGGTCACCATGGATTTCGATACCCGCAAGCTGCCCGAAAGCCGCACGGTGGAAGAAGTGGCGCCGGGCATGTGGGAAGTCCGCGTGTCGTTCCCGTTCGATTTCACGTACGACGACTTCCCGACGGAAGTCAACGTGTTTACGACGGTATCCAACACCACGGCGCGGCCGTTCTTGTCCATGAAGTGGATTACGCCCGACGGCCGCGAGATCCCGTTGGTCGACGCCAACCTCCGCTCTTCGGAGTCGTTCCGGCTTGACCAGGATTCCCGGCTGACCCGGCGTTTGGGCGGACAGCCGGCGCGCATCGGGTTGTTCGCGGATCCGAACTCCGACAAGCTGGTGCCGCTCAAGGGGCGGTACGAACTGGTCGCGGAGGCCGTTCTTTTCGATGCCGACGCCGAGCTGGACGTGCGCCTGGTCGTTTACGGGCAGCTGCACGGCCTCGCGGGCACGGACCACCGGCGGCGCGACTTGACGATAGCGCTGCTGTGGGGTACGCCCATCGCGCTGGCCATGGGCTTGATGGGCGCGATCGGCGCGACCGTGACGACCATGGCCATCGCCGCCATCGGCACCTGGTTCGGCGGCTGGGTGGACAACCTCATTCAGCGCATCACCGAGATAAACATGATGCTGCCCGCGTTTCCGCTACTTATTATGGTGGGCACGCTCGTGGACCGGAGCCTGCTGCTCCTGACGGCTATCTGGGTGGCGCTCGGCATATTCAGCGGCAGCATCAAGTCGTACCGGGCGATGTTCCTGCAAGTGAAGGAGTCGCCGTACATCGAGGCGGCGAAAGCGTACGGCGCCAGCAATATGCGCATCATCTTGCAATACATGATGCCGCGCATTTTGCCGGTGTTGGTGCCCACGTTTGTCAACCTCGTGCCTGCCTTTGTGTTCTTCGAGGCTACGATCTCGGTCCTCGGACTTGGCGACCCGCTGCTGCCGACCTGGGGCAAGGTGCTGTCCGAGGCCGAGGCGCAAGGTGCGTTGCACAACGGCTACTATTACTGGGTCCTGGCGCCTTCGCTGCTGCTTGTCTTCGCCGGCATGGGCTTTGCTCTGCTGGGCTTCGCGCTGGACCGCGTCTTCAACCCGAGGCTGAGGAGCTTGTGA
- a CDS encoding dipeptide/oligopeptide/nickel ABC transporter ATP-binding protein, with the protein MQNGMANGFLRVENLKLYFKTRVGTVQAVDGVTFSQARGRTLVVVGESGSGKSSLAKAILRLLPRNVLRYEGSIYLGDVDIMKLSDEKFRRQVRWVRAALVPQAAQNSLNPVMRVQDQVAEPLLTHGKVDSKEKAYERVAEVFSLVGLPTDFMTRYPFELSGGMRQRAAIAMALVTNPDLIVMDEPTSALDVLTQANLMNVLKRLKKATDMTFILITHDIATASDLADDVAVMYAGQIVEQSPARRFYTAPLHPYSKMLMASVPSLKQDKELQHIPGSPPSLINPPTGCRFAERCPARFEKCSQEPPMTVVDGCRVKCWLYA; encoded by the coding sequence ATGCAGAACGGGATGGCCAACGGTTTTCTACGCGTCGAGAACCTGAAGCTGTACTTCAAAACGCGGGTTGGTACGGTGCAAGCCGTCGACGGCGTGACGTTCTCCCAAGCCCGCGGGCGCACCTTGGTGGTCGTGGGAGAGTCCGGCTCGGGGAAGAGCTCTTTGGCGAAAGCGATCCTGCGGCTCTTGCCTCGCAACGTGCTGCGGTATGAAGGCAGCATTTATTTGGGCGACGTCGACATCATGAAGCTCAGCGACGAGAAGTTCCGCCGCCAAGTGCGGTGGGTGCGAGCCGCGCTGGTGCCGCAGGCCGCGCAGAACTCGCTGAACCCGGTCATGCGCGTGCAAGATCAGGTCGCCGAGCCGCTGCTGACCCACGGCAAGGTGGACAGCAAGGAGAAGGCTTACGAGCGCGTCGCCGAAGTGTTCTCGCTGGTCGGCCTGCCCACGGACTTCATGACGCGCTATCCGTTCGAGCTGAGCGGCGGCATGCGCCAGCGGGCGGCCATCGCTATGGCGCTCGTGACCAACCCGGACCTGATCGTCATGGACGAGCCTACGTCTGCCCTGGACGTGCTGACGCAGGCCAACTTGATGAACGTCCTCAAGCGGCTGAAGAAGGCGACGGACATGACGTTTATCCTCATCACCCACGACATCGCGACGGCCAGCGACTTGGCCGACGACGTGGCGGTGATGTACGCCGGGCAGATTGTCGAACAGTCGCCGGCCCGGCGGTTCTACACGGCGCCGCTGCATCCGTACTCGAAGATGCTGATGGCCAGCGTCCCGTCGCTGAAACAAGACAAAGAGCTGCAGCACATCCCCGGCTCGCCGCCGAGCTTGATCAATCCGCCCACCGGCTGCCGCTTTGCGGAGCGCTGTCCGGCGCGGTTCGAAAAGTGCTCGCAGGAGCCGCCGATGACCGTAGTAGACGGCTGCCGGGTCAAGTGCTGGCTGTACGCGTAG
- the fusA gene encoding elongation factor G, which yields MRQYETSRIRNVALVGHGGCGKTQLTEAMLYATGALARMGKVDDGNTVSDWDPEEAKRQLSIHTSLVPCEWKEHKVNVLDTPGYFDFVGEVRSALYAADAVVCVVCAASGVEVGTEQAWAMAEERGLARAFFVNKMDRENASFERTLDQLRNTFGAELAVLQLPIGQADSFRGWIDLLTMEAYVKDGAGVKKAAIPSELADAAEQYRAQLVEAIAATDDELTLLFLEDQEIPAEQLRAALASAVRRGLLVPVWLGSALQGIGTDALLDGIVEYLPSPAEGARYEAVDERTGERLTLTADPEGPLAALVFKTISDPYVGRLTLFRVVSGTLTAGDGSIRNVDKDKDERLAQLFVLRGKEQVPVSALSAGDLGAVAKLQVTTTGDTLSRKDRPVRCERPVFPKPVLTMALVPKAKGDEDRIAAGLARIQDEDVTFETAKNPETGELLISGMGEMQLEIVTSRLKTQFGVEVELVPPRIPYRETIRAKVQQEGKHKKQTGGRGQYGHVFLELEPLPPGGGFEFVDKIFGGAVPKQYIPAVQKGVEETMAEGVLAGYPVVDVRVTLYDGSYHSVDSSELAFKIAASMAFKEGFMKAKPVLLEPILYVEVVVPERFMGDVIADLNKKRGRILGMDRQDGNQVIRAHVPMAEMTRYAMDLRSITQGRGTFRTELDHYEELPEQLAAAIIAQAAASRGAS from the coding sequence TTGAGGCAATACGAGACAAGCCGGATTCGGAACGTCGCGCTCGTCGGCCACGGCGGCTGCGGGAAGACACAGCTGACCGAAGCGATGCTGTACGCCACGGGCGCGCTGGCTCGCATGGGCAAAGTGGACGACGGCAACACGGTCAGCGACTGGGACCCCGAGGAAGCGAAACGGCAGCTGAGCATTCACACGTCGCTGGTTCCGTGCGAGTGGAAAGAGCATAAGGTCAACGTGCTGGACACGCCGGGCTACTTCGACTTCGTCGGCGAAGTGCGAAGCGCCCTTTACGCAGCGGACGCGGTGGTGTGCGTTGTGTGCGCCGCGTCGGGCGTTGAAGTCGGCACCGAGCAGGCATGGGCGATGGCGGAAGAGCGAGGCCTTGCCCGTGCCTTTTTTGTTAACAAGATGGATCGTGAAAACGCTTCGTTCGAACGCACGCTGGACCAGCTGCGCAACACGTTCGGGGCTGAGCTGGCCGTGCTGCAGCTGCCCATCGGGCAAGCCGACAGCTTCCGCGGCTGGATTGACTTGCTGACCATGGAAGCGTACGTCAAGGACGGCGCGGGCGTCAAGAAGGCGGCCATCCCCAGCGAACTCGCCGACGCGGCCGAGCAGTACCGCGCTCAGCTGGTGGAAGCGATCGCGGCGACGGACGACGAGCTGACGCTGCTGTTCCTGGAAGATCAGGAAATCCCGGCGGAGCAGCTGCGGGCCGCCTTGGCTTCGGCGGTGCGGCGAGGCCTTTTGGTGCCGGTCTGGCTCGGCTCGGCCCTGCAAGGCATCGGAACCGACGCGCTGCTGGATGGCATCGTCGAATACTTGCCTTCACCGGCGGAAGGAGCGCGCTACGAAGCCGTCGACGAGCGGACCGGTGAGCGCCTGACGCTCACGGCTGACCCGGAGGGGCCGCTGGCGGCGCTGGTCTTCAAGACCATATCGGACCCGTACGTGGGGCGGCTCACTCTGTTCCGCGTCGTGTCGGGCACCCTCACCGCCGGAGACGGGTCGATTCGCAACGTCGACAAGGACAAAGACGAGCGCCTCGCGCAACTGTTCGTGCTGCGCGGGAAGGAGCAGGTTCCCGTTTCCGCCTTGTCGGCGGGCGACCTGGGCGCGGTGGCCAAGCTGCAGGTGACGACGACGGGCGACACGCTCAGCCGCAAGGATCGTCCTGTCCGCTGCGAGCGTCCTGTGTTCCCCAAGCCCGTGCTCACCATGGCGCTGGTTCCTAAGGCGAAAGGGGACGAGGACCGTATTGCCGCTGGGCTTGCCCGTATCCAGGACGAGGACGTGACGTTTGAAACGGCCAAGAACCCCGAGACGGGCGAGCTGCTCATTTCCGGCATGGGCGAGATGCAGCTGGAGATCGTCACCAGCCGCCTGAAGACTCAGTTCGGCGTCGAGGTGGAGCTGGTTCCGCCGCGGATCCCCTACCGGGAGACGATCCGGGCGAAAGTCCAGCAAGAAGGCAAGCACAAGAAGCAGACCGGCGGGCGCGGCCAGTACGGCCACGTCTTCCTCGAGCTGGAGCCGCTGCCGCCGGGCGGCGGGTTCGAGTTCGTCGACAAGATTTTCGGCGGCGCCGTCCCGAAGCAGTACATCCCGGCGGTCCAGAAAGGCGTCGAGGAAACGATGGCCGAGGGCGTGCTGGCGGGCTACCCGGTCGTGGACGTGCGCGTCACGCTGTACGACGGGTCGTACCACAGCGTGGACTCGTCCGAACTCGCCTTCAAGATCGCGGCGTCCATGGCCTTTAAGGAAGGCTTCATGAAAGCCAAGCCCGTCTTGCTGGAGCCCATCCTGTACGTGGAAGTGGTGGTGCCCGAGCGCTTCATGGGCGACGTCATCGCCGACCTCAACAAGAAGCGCGGGCGCATCCTCGGCATGGACCGGCAGGACGGCAACCAAGTCATCCGCGCCCATGTGCCCATGGCCGAAATGACCCGTTACGCCATGGACTTGCGGTCCATCACGCAAGGGCGCGGGACGTTCCGGACCGAGCTGGACCATTACGAGGAACTACCCGAGCAGCTGGCGGCGGCGATTATCGCCCAGGCGGCCGCGTCGCGAGGTGCTTCGTAA